The Caulifigura coniformis genome includes a region encoding these proteins:
- a CDS encoding DUF2752 domain-containing protein, which produces MSLFALSGHPLTPWGRLACLCLASLLGGLLFLATSVHPDPRGYGTHEQLGLTPCAFRVVLKIPCPTCGGTTSFAHFVRGQWRDAFHANSAAFVFALLSSMMTPWLLLSAATGRLLGVVRADWAFITVVAVLASLAFSSWLVRILPALHSVTS; this is translated from the coding sequence ATGTCCCTGTTCGCCCTGTCCGGACACCCGCTGACCCCCTGGGGAAGGCTTGCGTGTCTCTGCCTGGCGAGCCTGCTTGGCGGCCTGCTGTTCCTCGCGACTTCGGTTCATCCCGATCCGCGGGGGTATGGCACTCACGAGCAGCTGGGACTGACTCCCTGCGCCTTTCGTGTCGTGTTGAAGATTCCCTGTCCCACCTGCGGAGGAACGACCAGCTTCGCCCATTTCGTCCGAGGCCAGTGGCGAGACGCCTTTCACGCCAATTCCGCGGCGTTCGTTTTCGCCCTGCTGTCCTCGATGATGACTCCCTGGCTGCTGCTGTCCGCCGCGACGGGCAGGCTCCTCGGGGTCGTCCGGGCCGACTGGGCGTTCATCACGGTTGTGGCCGTCCTGGCTTCGCTGGCCTTTTCCAGCTGGCTGGTCCGGATCCTTCCCGCCCTGCATTCCGTCACATCCTGA
- the hchA gene encoding glyoxalase III HchA yields MSTTNVAADRRPTPDPAEDNAFFPSPYSLQQYTSSKTDFDGVTSRKPYESGKWKVLMIATDERYLLMKNGAMFSTGNHPVEMLLPMHHIDQAGFAIDVATLSGNPVKLELWAMPKDDEAVQSVYQKYLPQLKQPAKLSDIIRDNFQGDSPYLAVFIPGGHGALSGIPHSDEVRLVLQSMLDNDRHIVTLCHGPACLLSLALGNHAKKFPLKGYKACVFPDELDRKNPEIGYMPGPMPWFVAEQLKSLGVEILNEDITGKCHVDRQLITGDSPLASNSLGKLAAEALLTVVAND; encoded by the coding sequence ATGAGCACCACGAACGTCGCCGCTGATCGGAGGCCGACTCCCGATCCCGCTGAAGACAATGCGTTCTTCCCGTCTCCGTATTCGCTGCAGCAATATACCTCGTCGAAAACCGACTTCGACGGAGTGACTTCCAGAAAGCCGTACGAGAGCGGCAAGTGGAAGGTGCTGATGATCGCCACCGACGAGCGTTATCTCCTGATGAAGAACGGCGCCATGTTCTCAACCGGAAATCATCCGGTGGAAATGCTGCTGCCGATGCACCACATCGACCAGGCCGGGTTTGCGATTGATGTTGCCACCCTCTCGGGCAATCCGGTCAAGCTTGAACTGTGGGCAATGCCCAAGGACGACGAGGCGGTTCAATCCGTCTATCAAAAGTATCTGCCTCAGTTGAAGCAGCCGGCGAAGTTGTCCGACATCATCCGGGACAACTTCCAAGGGGACTCACCGTATCTCGCGGTCTTCATTCCCGGAGGCCACGGCGCGCTCTCGGGCATACCCCACAGCGACGAGGTCAGACTGGTGCTTCAGTCGATGCTCGACAACGATCGACACATCGTGACGCTCTGCCACGGACCTGCTTGCCTGCTTTCCCTGGCCCTCGGCAATCATGCGAAGAAGTTCCCCCTGAAGGGATACAAAGCCTGCGTCTTTCCTGACGAGCTCGACAGGAAGAATCCGGAGATCGGATATATGCCCGGCCCGATGCCCTGGTTCGTCGCCGAGCAACTGAAGTCGCTCGGTGTGGAAATTCTGAACGAGGACATCACGGGGAAATGTCATGTCGATCGCCAGCTGATCACCGGTGACAGTCCTCTCGCATCCAATTCACTCGGAAAACTGGCTGCGGAAGCACTCCTGACGGTGGTCGCGAACGACTGA
- a CDS encoding DNA-3-methyladenine glycosylase family protein: MKKKSAAKASGPRSVKSANAALISTLSPEAAEEGIRRLRKVDPILKEVIDRVGPFKLTLTKNRYHSLARAIVGQQISTSAARSIWKRLEALTAPKMLTADAIIVLADEDLRGAGLSPQKLRYFRDLALRVADGRLPLAKLSRMSDESVVEALVEVTGVGEWTAQMFLMFSLGRADVFAPDDLGIKTALKNLYALEVLPNKALALQIAEPWQPWRSIASWYLWRSLEAK; the protein is encoded by the coding sequence ATGAAGAAGAAGTCGGCCGCGAAAGCGTCAGGACCGCGATCCGTGAAGTCCGCCAATGCGGCGCTGATTTCGACGCTCAGCCCGGAAGCGGCCGAGGAAGGGATCCGCCGGCTGCGGAAGGTCGACCCGATCCTGAAGGAGGTCATCGATCGCGTCGGGCCGTTCAAGCTCACGCTGACGAAGAACCGCTACCACTCGCTGGCCCGCGCCATCGTCGGACAGCAGATCTCCACCTCCGCCGCCCGTTCCATCTGGAAGCGGCTGGAAGCCCTCACGGCGCCGAAGATGCTGACGGCCGATGCGATCATCGTGCTCGCGGATGAGGACCTGCGGGGCGCGGGGCTGTCGCCGCAGAAACTGCGTTACTTCCGCGACCTGGCGCTGCGCGTCGCTGATGGCCGGCTGCCGCTGGCGAAGCTGTCGCGCATGAGCGACGAGTCCGTGGTGGAAGCGCTCGTCGAGGTGACGGGCGTGGGGGAATGGACGGCGCAGATGTTCCTGATGTTCAGCCTGGGCCGGGCGGACGTGTTCGCGCCGGATGACCTGGGGATCAAGACGGCGCTCAAGAACCTGTATGCGCTGGAGGTGCTGCCCAACAAGGCATTGGCGCTGCAGATTGCAGAGCCTTGGCAGCCGTGGCGGTCGATTGCGAGCTGGTACCTGTGGCGGAGCCTGGAAGCGAAGTAG
- a CDS encoding SDR family oxidoreductase has product MGYLLLTGATGLLGRYLMRDLLTAGVPLAVLVRRSRRKTPGARVEAAIRSWEEMEGRTFERPVVLEGDITQPDFGLTPDQTKWAAENVNAMLHNAASLSFVSTGRHAEPWRSNVDGTKHALEFCRQANIRKMFQVSTAYVSGIRDGRVYEHELRTGQEFANPYEESKVEAEELVRDCKHLDSVTVFRPAIIIGDSKSGVTFTYHNYYVMLELAHKLTEQLGSQDFTGRGVANYINLDAKSEWNKNLVPVDWVSAVMSHVITHPEHHGQTYHLTPRLPISVRLMRDVIEQVNNLYGINFGKPVKIENNQSLALELFHSHSEVYSSYWRADSIFDSTNTQRAAPHLICPHVDRDMLVRLSEAAIENKFGWKDPVVDEPAKVLGA; this is encoded by the coding sequence ATGGGTTACTTGTTGCTGACGGGAGCGACCGGCCTCTTGGGCCGCTACCTGATGCGCGACCTGCTGACCGCGGGCGTTCCCCTGGCCGTCCTTGTTCGCCGTTCCCGCCGGAAAACCCCCGGCGCCCGCGTCGAAGCGGCCATTCGCAGCTGGGAAGAAATGGAAGGCCGGACCTTTGAACGTCCGGTCGTGCTCGAAGGGGATATCACGCAGCCCGACTTCGGCCTGACGCCCGACCAGACGAAATGGGCCGCCGAAAACGTCAACGCGATGCTGCACAACGCGGCGAGCCTGTCGTTCGTCAGCACCGGCCGGCATGCCGAGCCGTGGCGTTCGAACGTCGACGGCACGAAGCACGCGCTCGAGTTCTGCCGCCAGGCCAACATCCGCAAGATGTTCCAGGTGTCGACCGCCTATGTGTCGGGCATCCGTGACGGCCGCGTGTATGAACACGAACTGCGCACCGGCCAGGAATTCGCCAACCCGTACGAAGAGAGCAAGGTCGAGGCCGAAGAACTCGTCCGCGACTGCAAGCACCTCGATTCGGTCACGGTGTTCCGTCCGGCGATCATCATCGGCGACAGCAAGTCGGGCGTGACCTTCACGTACCACAACTACTACGTGATGCTCGAACTGGCCCATAAGCTGACCGAGCAGCTGGGCAGCCAGGACTTCACCGGCCGCGGCGTCGCCAACTACATCAACCTCGACGCCAAGTCGGAGTGGAACAAGAACCTCGTCCCGGTCGACTGGGTGTCGGCCGTCATGTCGCACGTCATCACGCACCCGGAACACCACGGCCAGACGTACCACCTCACGCCGCGGCTGCCGATCAGCGTGCGGCTGATGCGCGACGTGATCGAGCAGGTGAACAACCTGTACGGGATCAACTTCGGCAAGCCGGTGAAGATCGAGAACAACCAGTCGCTGGCGCTCGAACTCTTCCACAGCCACTCGGAGGTCTACTCCTCCTACTGGCGGGCCGATTCGATCTTCGATTCGACCAACACCCAGCGAGCCGCTCCGCACCTCATCTGCCCGCACGTCGATCGCGACATGCTGGTGCGGCTGTCGGAAGCGGCGATCGAAAACAAGTTCGGCTGGAAAGACCCCGTGGTCGACGAGCCGGCCAAAGTGCTCGGCGCGTAA
- a CDS encoding PilZ domain-containing protein, whose product MSNQRDPWSRPTMEDLRQVLENVGKSEIEHGRNAERLELSVPAEVTTSRGNVISAMTREISRFGIGLLHRGPIMPSEVTVRMASETREFEYRVAVEWCQPCSNGMFMSGGRFLTQASKS is encoded by the coding sequence ATGTCGAATCAGCGAGATCCCTGGAGCCGCCCCACGATGGAGGACCTGCGGCAGGTCCTTGAAAACGTCGGGAAATCCGAGATCGAACACGGGCGAAACGCTGAGCGGCTGGAACTTTCGGTTCCGGCCGAGGTGACGACGAGCCGCGGCAACGTGATTTCCGCGATGACGCGGGAGATCAGCCGGTTCGGCATCGGGCTGCTGCATCGCGGGCCGATCATGCCCAGCGAAGTCACGGTCCGCATGGCCAGCGAGACGCGGGAATTCGAATACCGGGTCGCCGTCGAATGGTGCCAGCCCTGCTCGAACGGCATGTTCATGAGCGGCGGCCGCTTTCTCACCCAGGCCTCGAAAAGCTGA
- the rpe gene encoding ribulose-phosphate 3-epimerase has translation MTAVGISETLRRRVPIVAPSMLKVDFGNLAREIQLLDEAKSAVLHWDVMDGNFVPNLSYGAMVIASCRKRTDAIFEAHLMVADPAPYLDEYVQAGCQWITIHIESQGNAKQHLRHIRARGCLAGLCINPETPAEAIKPLLGEFDTVLVMSVKPGFGGQKFIPESLEKLESVRRIVGSDTLIAVDGGIGSTTIGPCAAAGAEVFVAGSAVFDRPDYRQAVEELTDLARRQTPDL, from the coding sequence ATGACCGCTGTCGGAATCTCTGAAACGCTTCGGCGCCGCGTGCCGATTGTCGCCCCCTCGATGTTGAAGGTCGACTTCGGAAACCTTGCGCGCGAAATTCAGCTGCTCGATGAGGCCAAATCCGCCGTCCTCCACTGGGACGTCATGGATGGGAACTTCGTTCCCAATCTGAGCTACGGCGCCATGGTGATTGCCAGCTGCCGCAAGCGGACCGACGCGATCTTCGAAGCGCACCTGATGGTGGCCGATCCCGCCCCGTACCTGGATGAATATGTCCAGGCCGGCTGCCAGTGGATCACCATTCACATCGAGTCCCAGGGAAATGCGAAGCAGCATCTCCGCCACATCCGGGCCAGGGGTTGCCTGGCGGGACTGTGCATCAATCCGGAAACCCCGGCCGAGGCGATCAAGCCGCTGCTGGGCGAGTTCGACACTGTTCTCGTGATGAGTGTGAAGCCCGGCTTTGGGGGGCAGAAGTTCATTCCCGAGTCGCTTGAGAAGTTGGAGTCCGTCCGGCGGATCGTGGGTTCGGACACCCTGATCGCCGTCGACGGTGGAATCGGAAGCACGACCATTGGCCCATGCGCTGCCGCAGGTGCGGAGGTGTTTGTGGCCGGAAGTGCTGTATTTGACCGTCCGGACTACCGGCAGGCCGTCGAGGAACTGACTGACCTCGCGCGCCGGCAGACCCCGGATCTTTAG
- a CDS encoding histidine phosphatase family protein, with amino-acid sequence MSYVLIRSGETDFDVEARVQGTIDLPLTIQGRTEVDAAAEELRSVPVEVVYCCPGEPAFSTARVIGRALDLPVKPLRELDNMHFGLWQGMPVEEIRRKQPKVFRQWQEDPTSVCPPEGETFADVHARVLEALRKPVKKGQSFAIVAPEPLATLIGCVLKGEEPRLAGPLERPLQIVEVIQPPAAVEPASIARGFGLSALRRLSYR; translated from the coding sequence ATGTCGTACGTCTTGATTCGCTCCGGCGAAACTGACTTCGACGTGGAAGCCCGCGTGCAGGGCACGATCGATCTTCCACTGACGATTCAGGGCCGGACCGAAGTCGACGCCGCCGCAGAGGAGCTGCGCAGCGTCCCTGTTGAAGTCGTTTATTGCTGTCCGGGCGAACCTGCATTTTCCACGGCCCGCGTGATCGGTCGTGCCCTTGATCTTCCCGTCAAGCCGCTCCGCGAGCTCGACAACATGCACTTCGGCCTCTGGCAGGGGATGCCGGTCGAGGAAATCCGCCGCAAGCAGCCGAAAGTCTTCCGCCAGTGGCAGGAAGACCCGACCTCGGTCTGCCCGCCCGAAGGGGAGACCTTCGCCGACGTCCATGCCCGGGTCCTCGAGGCCCTCCGCAAGCCTGTCAAGAAGGGTCAGTCGTTCGCCATCGTGGCTCCGGAGCCTCTCGCGACGCTGATTGGCTGCGTGCTGAAGGGCGAGGAGCCTCGTCTGGCCGGCCCGCTCGAACGTCCCCTCCAGATTGTCGAAGTCATCCAGCCTCCCGCGGCCGTGGAACCCGCTTCCATTGCCCGTGGCTTTGGTCTGAGCGCCCTGCGCCGCCTCTCCTACCGCTGA
- the accD gene encoding acetyl-CoA carboxylase, carboxyltransferase subunit beta gives MTPQDASTVPSPPDVPAPKPDPEPPPRRKRGVPEHVWLRCDACGATVFRKRVEQGLWLCPECSHHFYVPARARIAQLLDQDSFEEWFAGMRSVDPLGFADKRPYKDRLVDEQKRTGLVDACIVGRGYMRGRPLVFGLTDSSFIMGSMGSVVGEKLTRAIEEATKSRLPLVIVSGSGGGARMHEGIFSLMQMGKVSAALARYHEAGGLFISVLTNPTMGGVAASFASLGDITLAEPKALIGFAGPRVVKSTVKVALPANFQTSEFLLEHGFVDRIVPRTELRAEISRLIDYCVK, from the coding sequence ATGACGCCCCAGGACGCCTCGACGGTTCCCTCGCCACCGGACGTCCCGGCCCCCAAGCCGGACCCCGAACCGCCGCCGCGCCGCAAACGCGGCGTGCCAGAGCACGTGTGGCTCCGCTGCGATGCCTGCGGCGCCACCGTTTTCCGGAAGCGCGTCGAGCAGGGGCTCTGGCTGTGCCCCGAGTGCAGCCACCACTTCTACGTGCCCGCCCGCGCCCGGATCGCTCAGCTCCTCGATCAGGACAGCTTCGAGGAATGGTTCGCCGGCATGCGCTCGGTCGATCCGCTCGGCTTTGCCGACAAGCGTCCCTACAAGGACCGCCTGGTTGACGAACAAAAGCGAACCGGACTCGTCGACGCCTGCATCGTCGGCCGCGGGTACATGCGCGGCCGCCCGCTCGTTTTCGGCCTGACGGACTCCTCGTTCATCATGGGGAGCATGGGTTCAGTCGTCGGCGAAAAGCTGACCCGGGCCATCGAAGAAGCCACGAAGTCCCGGCTGCCGCTGGTGATTGTCAGCGGTTCCGGCGGCGGCGCCCGCATGCACGAGGGGATCTTCTCCCTCATGCAGATGGGGAAAGTCTCCGCGGCCCTCGCCCGCTATCACGAAGCCGGCGGACTGTTCATCTCCGTTCTCACCAACCCGACGATGGGCGGCGTGGCCGCCAGCTTTGCGTCCCTCGGCGACATCACGCTGGCCGAGCCCAAGGCGCTGATCGGCTTCGCCGGTCCGCGCGTCGTGAAGTCGACGGTGAAGGTGGCGCTGCCGGCGAACTTCCAGACCAGCGAGTTTCTCCTGGAGCATGGCTTCGTCGACCGGATCGTCCCCCGCACGGAACTGCGGGCGGAGATTTCGCGGCTGATCGACTACTGCGTGAAGTAA
- the panD gene encoding aspartate 1-decarboxylase — translation MFLRVLKAKLHLATVTRTDVNYHGSITIDEDLMDAVGLLPFEQVLIGNCNNGARGETYVLRGPRGSGAIELNGAMAHLAAPGHRIIIMSFAFMKPKKARHAKPQVAILNEANRIIEQFAGEPENPVDPV, via the coding sequence ATGTTTCTTCGCGTCCTCAAAGCCAAGCTGCATCTCGCCACCGTCACCCGCACCGACGTCAACTACCACGGCAGCATCACGATCGATGAAGACCTGATGGACGCCGTCGGACTCCTGCCGTTCGAGCAGGTCCTGATCGGCAACTGCAACAACGGGGCCCGTGGCGAAACCTACGTCCTCCGCGGCCCGCGCGGCTCCGGAGCGATCGAGCTCAACGGCGCCATGGCCCACCTGGCAGCCCCCGGCCACCGCATCATCATCATGTCGTTCGCCTTCATGAAGCCGAAGAAGGCCCGGCACGCGAAGCCCCAGGTCGCGATCCTCAACGAAGCGAACAGGATCATCGAACAGTTCGCCGGCGAACCAGAGAATCCCGTCGACCCCGTGTAA
- a CDS encoding alpha/beta hydrolase: protein MHRSLFPVWLIARFVWLLLAWSILFAPRAMGGGVLIVDGDPRTVTQAVDVRIVQETASTVDEPSFAAPAVPQLEQPRVYAGPCYWSVSSRQSAQHPRDWNGCPLEVTQRNPDGSWTRSSIPHLVGQLQPGTPVLICVHGSFVSVEDNCKESAEAYNALRASAPGLPVHVIFYTWPSDGPYTFIAPVDVAVRGCRSDFNGFHIAWLLSNIPDQHPICLWGHSHGNRAVMSCVQLLAGGEVEDYCFTGYRSQGKRVRIVMAAAAFDHNWLNPGQRYDRVPGRVEGILNLQNRKDLPLAFYPLSRPFAHRAIARSGVTPRDRSKLGPQAAKIADCDVTDLLGHAHYWPEYYSRPSIMQTAIPYVYYVGRSG from the coding sequence ATGCATCGGTCGTTGTTTCCGGTCTGGCTGATTGCCCGCTTCGTCTGGCTGTTGCTGGCCTGGTCCATCCTGTTTGCGCCCCGCGCCATGGGGGGCGGCGTGCTGATCGTCGACGGTGACCCGCGCACCGTGACGCAGGCTGTCGACGTGCGCATCGTGCAGGAGACTGCTTCCACGGTCGATGAGCCTTCGTTCGCCGCTCCAGCCGTTCCGCAGCTGGAGCAGCCTCGCGTTTACGCCGGTCCGTGCTACTGGTCGGTCAGCAGCCGCCAATCGGCGCAGCACCCCCGCGATTGGAACGGTTGCCCCCTCGAGGTGACCCAGCGCAATCCGGATGGAAGCTGGACGAGGAGCAGCATTCCGCACCTGGTCGGCCAGCTCCAGCCTGGGACGCCCGTGCTGATCTGCGTGCACGGCAGCTTTGTGAGCGTCGAGGACAACTGCAAAGAATCGGCCGAGGCCTACAACGCCCTGAGGGCGTCCGCTCCGGGCCTGCCCGTGCATGTGATTTTCTATACGTGGCCGAGCGACGGCCCGTACACGTTCATCGCGCCGGTCGACGTGGCGGTTCGGGGCTGCCGTTCTGACTTCAACGGCTTCCACATCGCCTGGCTGCTCTCGAACATCCCGGACCAGCACCCCATTTGCCTGTGGGGACACAGCCACGGCAATCGGGCGGTGATGTCGTGTGTGCAGCTGCTCGCGGGCGGGGAAGTGGAAGACTACTGCTTCACGGGATATCGCTCGCAGGGGAAGCGGGTCCGGATCGTGATGGCGGCCGCGGCGTTCGATCACAACTGGCTGAACCCGGGGCAGCGCTACGACCGCGTTCCCGGACGTGTCGAGGGAATCCTGAACCTGCAGAACCGGAAGGATCTTCCCCTGGCGTTCTATCCGCTCAGCCGGCCGTTCGCTCACCGGGCGATCGCCCGCTCGGGCGTCACGCCGCGCGACCGTTCGAAGCTGGGGCCGCAGGCCGCGAAGATCGCCGATTGCGACGTGACCGACCTCCTCGGGCACGCCCACTACTGGCCCGAGTACTACTCGCGGCCGTCGATCATGCAGACCGCGATTCCGTACGTGTACTACGTGGGCCGGTCGGGCTGA
- a CDS encoding DUF3239 domain-containing protein has translation MAGKKALGEASEIVNDSMAGRALNRNPSLLRALLYEPTLKLLAIIGVIVFLVGMAFGVTGEAVEKPGPAPGALSTTLTTIGGLVLLLSFGIGLLTFVVWKAIKRNFANGLISAGMILEEKPLTMIVLANIGTGESEKATWGAIRFSPGALPGHDIAAHEKVPCICTFKPSEEFDHWGDVQPMPVCHGRGGKKLLAEVNDIIGEREYKILRSMIQKGWIPEDDEHMVVIEEGGAPRTVERAAVTERKQREAAREASTGKA, from the coding sequence ATGGCGGGAAAGAAAGCGCTCGGTGAAGCGAGCGAGATCGTCAACGACTCGATGGCCGGGCGGGCCCTGAATCGAAATCCGTCGCTGCTCCGCGCGCTGCTCTATGAACCGACCCTGAAGCTGCTGGCGATCATTGGCGTGATCGTCTTCCTCGTCGGAATGGCCTTTGGCGTCACCGGAGAGGCCGTGGAGAAACCGGGCCCGGCGCCGGGAGCGCTGTCGACGACCCTGACGACGATCGGCGGACTGGTCCTCCTGCTTTCGTTCGGGATCGGCCTGCTGACCTTTGTGGTCTGGAAGGCGATCAAGCGGAACTTCGCGAACGGGCTGATCTCGGCCGGGATGATCCTCGAAGAGAAGCCGCTGACGATGATCGTGCTCGCGAACATCGGCACCGGGGAAAGTGAGAAGGCGACCTGGGGCGCAATCCGGTTTTCGCCAGGAGCGCTTCCCGGACACGACATTGCCGCTCACGAGAAGGTTCCCTGCATCTGCACGTTCAAGCCGAGTGAGGAGTTCGACCACTGGGGAGACGTCCAGCCGATGCCCGTGTGTCACGGACGCGGCGGGAAGAAACTGCTTGCCGAGGTGAACGACATCATTGGCGAGCGGGAATACAAGATCCTGCGGTCGATGATCCAGAAAGGCTGGATTCCGGAAGACGACGAGCACATGGTCGTCATCGAAGAAGGAGGCGCTCCGCGAACCGTCGAACGGGCCGCCGTGACCGAGCGCAAGCAGCGCGAAGCCGCCCGGGAAGCGTCAACGGGCAAGGCCTGA
- a CDS encoding TrmH family RNA methyltransferase translates to MSRLELNDLSHPDLDPYRSLKHTNSTRWSGRFVIEGHRCVRRLLESRFKTLSVVASDRRVHLIENDVPPDVPLYVIPETQAETLLGFKFHAGVIGCGQRTRPPRWDDVLPRDPSAPALIVACPRTTDPDNLGGLIRLGAGFGVTAVALNEGCADPFSRRVLRVSMGNAFHLPIVDSDNLAGDLRYLREKHGFRIAAAVLDDAAIPLAQVRRPSRLVLLLGNEADGLEQEWVDLSDEKVVIPMADQTDSLNVTVAAGIMLHHFTQVSGLAR, encoded by the coding sequence ATGTCGCGTCTCGAACTGAACGACCTGTCCCACCCGGACCTCGATCCCTATCGCTCGCTGAAACACACCAACTCCACGCGGTGGAGCGGTCGGTTCGTGATCGAAGGGCACCGCTGCGTCCGCCGCCTGCTCGAAAGTCGCTTCAAAACCCTCTCCGTCGTCGCCAGCGACCGCCGCGTCCACCTGATCGAGAATGATGTTCCTCCGGACGTTCCGCTCTACGTCATTCCCGAAACCCAGGCCGAGACGCTCCTCGGCTTCAAGTTTCACGCGGGGGTGATCGGCTGCGGCCAGCGTACGAGGCCTCCCCGCTGGGACGACGTCCTGCCGCGCGATCCCTCGGCCCCGGCCCTGATCGTCGCCTGCCCCCGAACGACCGATCCCGACAACCTCGGCGGGCTGATCCGGTTGGGCGCAGGATTCGGAGTGACTGCGGTCGCCCTCAACGAAGGGTGCGCCGATCCCTTCTCCCGTCGCGTCCTGAGAGTCTCGATGGGAAACGCCTTTCACCTCCCGATCGTCGATTCGGACAACCTGGCCGGCGACCTCCGCTACCTGCGGGAGAAGCATGGCTTCCGTATCGCGGCCGCGGTCCTGGATGACGCTGCCATCCCCCTGGCGCAGGTCCGCCGGCCGTCGCGCCTCGTGCTGCTCCTGGGCAACGAAGCCGACGGCCTCGAACAGGAGTGGGTCGACCTCAGCGATGAGAAGGTCGTGATCCCGATGGCCGACCAGACCGATTCGCTCAACGTGACCGTGGCCGCCGGCATTATGCTGCACCACTTCACTCAAGTGTCAGGCCTTGCCCGTTGA